One segment of Chionomys nivalis chromosome 3, mChiNiv1.1, whole genome shotgun sequence DNA contains the following:
- the Gpc2 gene encoding glypican-2 has product MSALRPLLLLLLPLCPGPGPGPGSEAKVVRSCAETRQVLGARGYSLTLIPPSLISGEHLQICPQEYTCCSSETEQKLIRDAEVTFRGLVEDSGSFLTHTLAARHRKFNEFFREMLSISQHSLAQLFSHSYGRLYSQHATIFNSLFSGLRDYYEKSGEGLDDTLADFWAQLLERAFPLLHPQYSFPPDFLLCLTRLTSTADGSLQPFGDSPRRLRLQITRALVAARALVQGLETGRNVVSEALKVPVLEGCRQALMRLIGCPLCRGVPSLMPCRGFCLNVAHGCLSSRGLEPEWGGYLDGLLLLAEKLQGPFSFELAAESIGVKISEGLMHLQENSVKVSAKVFQECGTPHPVQSRNRRAPAPREEASRPWRAAAEEERPTTAAGTNLHRLVGELRERVGRVRGFWAGLPVTVCGDSRMAADLSQEAAPCWTGVGRGRYLSPVVVGSLNEQLRNPELDPSDPDVPTRRRRLHLRAATARMKAAALGQDLDMHDADEDASGSGGGQQYADDWKAGAAPVVPPARPARPPRPPRRDGLGVKGGSGSARYNQGRSRNLGSSVGPHVPLIIILFPSALTLLGLR; this is encoded by the exons ATGTCCGCGCTGCGTCCTCTCCTGCTTTTGCTGCTCCCTCTGTGTCCCGGTCCTGGTCCGGGACCTGGGAGTGAGGCAAAGGTCGTCCGGAGTTGTGCAGAGACTCGGCAGGTGCTGGGAGCCCGGGGATATAGCTTAActctcatccctccctccctcatctcag GTGAGCACCTTCAGATCTGTCCTCAGGAGTACACCTGCTGTTCCAGTGAGACGGAGCAGAAGTTGATCAGGGATGCTGAGGTCACCTTCCGTGGCCTGGTGGAGGACAGTGGCTCCTTCCTGACTCACACACTCGCTGCCCGGCATAGAAAGTTTAATG AGTTTTTTCGGGAGATGCTGTCCATATCCCAGCATTCTTTGGCCCAGCTCTTCTCGCATTCCTATGGtcgcctgtattcccagcacgcCACCATCTTCAATAGTCTGTTCTCTGGCCTGCGGGACTACTATGAGAAGTCTGGCGAGGGGTTAGATGACACCTTGGCGGATTTCTGGGCACAGCTTCTGGAGAGAGCCTTCCCTTTGCTGCACCCACAGTACAGCTTTCCTCCTGACTTCCTGCTCTGCCTTACTCGGCTCACCTCTACTGCTGATGGCTCTCTGCAGCCCTTCGGGGACTCACCCCGCCGCCTCCGCCTACAG ataACCCGGGCACTGGTGGCAGCCCGGGCTTTGGTCCAGGGTCTGGAGACCGGAAGAAATGTGGTCAGCGAAGCCCTTAAG GTGCCCGTGTTGGAAGGCTGCAGGCAGGCCCTGATGCGTCTGATCGGCTGCCCACTTTGTCGGGGAGTCCCCTCGCTTATGCCCTGTCGGGGCTTCTGCCTCAATGTGGCCCATGGCTGCCTCAGCAGCAGGGGACTGGAGCCTGAATGGGGCGGATATCTGG ATGGTCTCCTGCTGTTGGCTGAGAAACTCCAGGGACCCTTTTCCTTTGAACTGGCTGCTGAGTCCATTGGGGTGAAGATCTCAGAAGGTTTGATGCACCTGCAGGAAAACAGTGTAAAGGTGTCAGCCAAG GTATTTCAGGAATGCGGGACCCCGCATCCAGTGCAGTCTCGTAACCGCCGAGCACCAGCGCCCCGAGAAGAGGCTAGCCGCCCATGGAGGGCAGCAGCCGAGGAAGAACGGCCAACGACGGCGGCGGGCACTAATCTGCACCGCCTG GTAGGGGAGCTCCGAGAGAGAGTTGGCCGCGTGCGGGGCTTCTGGGCCGGATTGCCCGTGACCGTGTGCGGGGACTCCCGCATGGCGGCAGACCTCTCGCAGGAGGCGGCACCCTGCTGGACTGGCGTTGGGAGAGGCCG GTATCTGTCGCCTGTGGTCGTGGGCTCCTTGAACGAGCAGCTCCGCAATCCGGAGCTGGATCCCTCTGACCCCGACGTCCCGACGCGGCGGCGGAGGCTACATCTCAGAGCAGCTACGGCACGGATGAAGGCGGCTGCCCTGGGTCAGGACCTTGACATGCACGATGCCG ATGAAGACGCCAGCGGCTCCGGAGGGGGACAACAGTACGCAGATGACTGGAAAGCTGGGGCAGCGCCTGTGGTCCCCCCAGCCAGGCCTGCAAGGCCACCTCGCCCTCCTCGAAGGGATGGCCTTGGGGTCAAAGGAGGAAGTGGCAGTGCCAGATATAACCAGGGCAGGAGCAGGAATCTGGGATCGTCTGTTGGTCCCCATGTTCCACTCATCATCATCCTCTTTCCCTCAGCCCTGACCCTGCTTGGACTTCGATAA
- the Gal3st4 gene encoding galactose-3-O-sulfotransferase 4: MGPLSPVRTMRLWRPRSLGVALGVFMTIGFGLQLLGGPFQRRLPGLQLRQSWIPSLGPTVKSCLPRQRLVFLKTHKSGSSSVLNLLHRYGDQQGLRFALPAHYQFGYPKLFQASKVKGYHPQSSDTKKPFHILCHHMRFNLKEVLQVMPSDSFFFSIVRDPAALARSAFSYYKSTSSAFRKAPSLAAFLSNPRAFYRPGGRGNHYARNLLWFDFGLPFPPETRVSPHLPRDPSPLQLHIMPSAAGPGTLFQPVTTAANSHQQPAGFASSDFRPSSFIQWGLAWLDSVFDLVMVAEYFDESLVLLADALCWSLDDVVGFMHNAQAGGEQRLGAANKSVLNGEDQQLTARARAWNNLDWALYTHFNRSLWARMEQYGRSRLQRAVAELRARREALAKRCLMGGEALDPKYITDVKLRPFQFGSAKVLGYVLQSGLSPKDQEECERLATPELQYKDKLDAKQFPPTVSLPLKTSRLLPP; encoded by the exons ATGGGTCCTCTATCTCCTGTCAGGACCATGAGGCTCTGGAGACCTCGGAGCCTGGGGGTGGCTCTGGGAGTCTTCATGACCATTGGATTTGGCCTCCAGCTCTTAGGGGGACCATTCCAAAGGAG gtTACCGGGGCTGCAGCTCCGACAGTCCTGGATCCCTTCACTGGGACCAACTGTTAAGTCTTGCCTCCCCCGACAGCGGCTTGTGTTCTTGAAGACACACAAATCTGGGAGCAGTTCTGTGCTCAATCTCCTTCATCGCTATGGGGACCAGCAGGGGCTACGCTTTGCCCTGCCTGCCCACTACCAGTTTGGCTACCCAAAGCTTTTCCAGGCCTCTAAGGTCAAAGGCTACCACCCCCAGAGTTCAGACACCAAGAAGCCTTTCCATATCCTCTGTCACCACATGAGATTCAACCTGAAAGAG gTACTTCAGGTCATGCCTTCTGACAGCTTCTTCTTTTCCATTGTCCGAGACCCAGCGGCTCTAGCCCGCTCTGCCTTCTCCTACTACAAGTCAACCTCATCAGCCTTCCGAAAGGCACCTTCTTTGGCTGCCTTCCTGTCCAATCCTCGAGCCTTCTACAGACCCGGGGGCCGTGGCAACCACTATGCCCGCAACTTACTATGGTTCGACTTTGGGTTGCCCTTCCCCCCAGAGACGAGAGTGAGTCCTCATCTACCCAGGGACCCCAGCCCCCTCCAGCTACATATTATGCCttctgctgctggccctggaacTCTCTTCCAGCCTGTGACCACAGCTGCTAACAGTCACCAGCAGCCAGCCGGCTTTGCCTCTTCAGATTTCCGGCCCTCATCTTTTATCCAGTGGGGTCTGGCCTGGCTGGATTCGGTCtttgacttggtcatggtggccGAGTACTTTGACGAGTCATTGGTTCTGTTGGCAGATGCCCTGTGCTGGAGTCTGGATGACGTTGTGGGCTTCATGCACAATGCCCAGGCTGGAGGTGAGCAGAGGCTCGGGGCTGCCAACAAGAGTGTGTTGAATGGTGAAGATCAGCAGCTGACTGCACGGGCCCGAGCTTGGAATAACCTAGACTGGGCTCTTTATACTCACTTCAACCGTAGTCTGTGGGCGCGGATGGAGCAATATGGCCGCAGCCGGCTGCAACGTGCTGTGGCTGAGCTCCGGGCTCGAAGAGAAGCTCTGGCTAAACGTTGCCTGATGGGAGGTGAGGCTTTAGACCCCAAATACATCACCGATGTAAAGCTCCGTCCTTTCCAGTTCGGTTCAGCTAAAGTTTTGGGCTACGTACTTCAGAGCGGACTGAGCCCAAAAGACCAAGAGGAATGTGAACGCTTGGCTACCCCTGAGCTGCAGTACAAGGACAAACTCGATGCCAAGCAGTTTCCCCCTACAgtctccctgcctctcaagaCCTCAAGGCTACTGCCCCCATAG
- the Trappc14 gene encoding trafficking protein particle complex subunit 14 has product MESQCDYSMYFPAVPLPPRAELAGDPGRYRALPRRNHLYLGETVRFLLVLRCRGGAGPGVGGGAGLASRGAWTELATALAALASVSAGGGIPGGGGAGDQDAEPPGGGDPGGGGLFRGCSPLLTHGPGPSTSGGATTLPVEEPIVSTDEVIFPLTVSLDRLPPGTPKAKIVVTVWKREVEAPEVRDQGYLRLLQTRSPGETFRGEQSAFKAQVSTLLTLLPPPVLKCRQFTVAGKHLTVLKVLNSSSQEEISIWDIRILPNFNASYLPVMPDGSVLLVDNVCHQSGEVSMGSFCRLPGTSGYFPCPLSALEEHNFLFQLRGGEQPPPGAKEGLEVPLIAVVQWSTPKLPFTQSIYTHYRLPSVRLDRPCFVMTASCESPVRTYERFTVTYTLLNNLQDFLAVRLVWTPEHAQAGKQLCEEERRAMQAALDSIVCHTPLNNLGFSRKGSALTFSVAFQALRTGLFELSQHMKLKLQFTASVSHPPPEARPLSRKSSPSSPAVRDLVERHQASLGRSQSFSHQQPSRSHLMRSGSVMERRAITPPVASPVGRPLYLPPDKAVLSLDKIAKRECKVLVVEPVK; this is encoded by the exons ATGGAGTCCCAGTGCGACTACTCGATGTATTTCCCGGCCGTGCCGCTGCCGCCACGCGCCGAGCTGGCTGGGGACCCGGGCCGGTACCGGGCGCTGCCCCGGCGCAACCATCTATACCTGGGGGAGACGGTCCGCTTCCTGCTGGTGCTGCGCTGCCGGGGCGGCGCGGGGCCCGGCGTCGGGGGAGGCGCGGGCTTGGCATCCCGAGGGGCCTGGACCGAGCTGGCGACAGCCCTGGCCGCCCTGGCCTCGGTCAGCGCCGGAGGGGGCATCCCGGGGGGCGGCGGCGCCGGCGACCAGGATGCCGAGCCCCCGGGGGGAGGGGACCCAGGGGGCGGAGGCTTGTTTCGAGGCTGCAGCCCCCTTCTCACTCACGGCCCGGGCCCTTCTACCTCAGGGGGAGCGACCACG CTGCCTGTGGAAGAACCGATCGTGTCCACAGATGAGGTCATTTTCCCACTCACTGTTTCACTGGATAGACTGCCCCCAGGGACACCCAAGGCCAAG ATTGTAGTGACCGTGTGGAAGCGTGAGGTTGAGGCACCGGAAGTCAGAGATCAAGGCTACCTGCGCTTGCTACAGACTCGATCTCCTGGGGAGACTTTCCGCGGAGAACAGAGCGCCTTCAAGGCCCAag TGAGCACCCTGCTGACGCTGCTTCCCCCTCCAGTTCTGAAATGCCGGCAGTTCACTGTGGCTGGAAAACACTTGACCGTGCTCAAGG TGCTGAACAGCTCCTCCCAGGAGGAGATCTCCATCTGGGATATCCGAATCCTCCCCAACTTCAATGCCAGTTATCTCCCTGTCATGCCTGATGGCTCTGTACTGCTGGTGGACAATGTCTG TCACCAGTCGGGGGAAGTCTCCATGGGCTCCTTCTGTCGGCTTCCTGGTACCTCTGGCTACTTCCCTTGTCCTCTTAGTGCCCTGGAGGAACACAACTTCCTGTTTCAGCTGAGAGGGGGTGAGCAGCCCCCTCCTGGGGCCAAGGAG GGTCTTGAAGTCCCCTTGATTGCCGTGGTTCAGTGGTCCACCCCAAAACTGCCCTTCACCCAGAGCATCTACACCCACTACCG CCTGCCCAGTGTCCGCCTAGACCGCCCCTGCTTTGTGATGACCGCTTCTTGTGAATCCCCTGTTCGGACCTACGAGCGTTTCACTGTCACCTACACGCTGCTCAACAACCTCCAAGACTTCCTTGCTGTGAGGCTTGTGTGGACCCCGGAGCACGCACAGGCTG GAAAGCAGCTGTGTGAAGAGGAGCGCCGGGCCATGCAAGCAGCCCTGGACTCCATCGTCTGCCACACACCCCTCAATAACCTTGGCTTCTCCCGGAAGGGCAGCGCGCTTACCTTCAGTGTGGCCTTCCAGGCTCTGAGGACGGGGCTCTTTGAG CTGAGCCAGCACATGAAACTGAAGCTGCAGTTCACTGCCAGTGTGTCCCACCCTCCGCCGGAGGCCCGGCCCCTGTCCCGCAAGAGCAGTCCCAGCAGCCCTGCCGTCCGCGACCTGGTGGAAAGAcaccaggccagcctaggccgcTCTCAGTCCTTCTCCCACCAGCAGCCTTCCCGTAGCCACCTCATGAG GTCTGGCAGCGTGATGGAGCGCAGGGCCATCACACCCCCTGTGGCCTCCCCTGTTGGTCGTCCCCTCTACCTGCCCCCGGACAAGGCTGTGCTTTCTCTAGACAAGATTGCCAAGCGCGAGTGTAAAGTCCTGGTGGTGGAGCCTGTCAAGTAG
- the Lamtor4 gene encoding ragulator complex protein LAMTOR4 isoform X2 translates to MSSGDLENDEQAASTISELVSTACGFRLHHGTNVPFKRLSVVFGEHTLLVTVSGQRVFVVKRQNRGREPIDV, encoded by the exons ATG TCATCTGGGGACCTTGAGAACGATGAGCAGGCAGCCAGCACCATCTCAGAGCTGGTCAGCACAGCCTGTGGCTTCCGGCTGCACCATGGCACGAACGTCCCTTTCAAGCGCCTGTCTG tGGTCTTTGGTGAACACACGCTGCTGGTGACTGTGTCCGGACAGAGGGTGTTTGTGGTAAAGAGGCAGAACCGCGGTCGGGAACCTATTGATGTCTGA
- the Lamtor4 gene encoding ragulator complex protein LAMTOR4 isoform X1 — MTSALTQGLERIPDQLGYLVLSEGAVLASSGDLENDEQAASTISELVSTACGFRLHHGTNVPFKRLSVVFGEHTLLVTVSGQRVFVVKRQNRGREPIDV; from the exons ATG ACTTCCGCACTGACCCAGGGGCTGGAGCGAATCCCAGACCAGCTTGGCTACCTGGTACTGAGCGAAGGTGCAGTGCTGGCG TCATCTGGGGACCTTGAGAACGATGAGCAGGCAGCCAGCACCATCTCAGAGCTGGTCAGCACAGCCTGTGGCTTCCGGCTGCACCATGGCACGAACGTCCCTTTCAAGCGCCTGTCTG tGGTCTTTGGTGAACACACGCTGCTGGTGACTGTGTCCGGACAGAGGGTGTTTGTGGTAAAGAGGCAGAACCGCGGTCGGGAACCTATTGATGTCTGA